One region of Primulina tabacum isolate GXHZ01 chromosome 1, ASM2559414v2, whole genome shotgun sequence genomic DNA includes:
- the LOC142537395 gene encoding anthranilate synthase beta subunit 2, chloroplastic-like, which translates to MASLTTTPSAYLKQSLSLTGTRQISSPKTKCYSSNFTTTHHALSYSSAGIAKGTSQITSVSLVDSSSHKRTANPIIVIDNYDSFTYNLCQYMGELGCVFEVYRNDELTIDELKGKNPRGVLISPGPGTPQDSGISLQTVLELGPTVPLFGVCMGLQCMGEAFGGKIVRSPYGVVHGKSSLVYYNEDGEDGLFAGLPNPFTAGRYHSLVIEKESFPSDVLEITAWTEDGLVMAARHKVHRHIQGVQFHPESIITAEGKTIVQNFIKLMERKEAESKKPES; encoded by the exons ATGGCCAGCCTCACCACTACCCCTTCTGCTTATCTCAAGCAATCCCTTTCTCTTACCGGAACACGACAAATTTCATCTCCCAAAACCAAATGCTACAGctccaacttcaccaccacacACCACGCGTTGTCGTATTCTTCTGCGGGAATAGCCAAGGGAACTTCCCAAATTACATCTGTGTCCCTTGTGGATTCATCTTCCCACAAAAGAACTGCCAATCCAATAATAGTTATCGATAATTACGATAGCTTCACTTATAATCTCTGCCAA TATATGGGTGAGCTGGGATGTGTATTTGAGGTTTATAGAAATGACGAGCTCACCATTGATGAGCTAAAAGG GAAAAATCCCAGAGGTGTATTAATATCACCTGGACCTG GTACACCTCAAGATTCAGGCATATCGCTACAGACTGTGTTGGAGCTTGGTCCTACGGTGCCACTATTTGGTGTCTGTATGGGACTACAGTGCATGGGGGAAGCGTTCGGag GTAAAATTGTTCGATCTCCTTATGGTGTTGTGCATGGAAAAAGTTCTCTTGTGTACTACAATGAAGATGGGGAAGATGGCTTGTTTGCTGGCTTACCAAA CCCTTTTACTGCTGGTAGATATCATAGCCTGGTGATTGAGAAGGAAAGCTTTCCTAGTGATGTCCTTGAGATAACTGCATGGACAGAAGATGGATTGGTAATGGCTGCTCGTCACAAAGTACATAGGCACATACAG GGAGTTCAATTCCACCCAGAAAGTATAATCACAGCCGAAGGTAAAACCAtagttcaaaattttatcaaatTGATGGAGAGAAAGGAGGCTGAATCTAAGAAACCAGAATCTTGA
- the LOC142556680 gene encoding uncharacterized protein LOC142556680, whose protein sequence is MGDMMHVEEEEAASRLSFSNLPLQDNNSPRSLQHSPRSKDQLFEFFTSQTPPVFSNQGVVFCGKIIHEEKKEEELSLKEFQKRDYFANLRSHSFRRSSITARKENGDDISCRRYSGSSRFSTPRSNRVQSVNISALTSMSAKSRRRMFMFGPVKFKPEMDLSEIKQRLRRERAAPGKEVLSVCGKGGGVGGSGRRLWSVVQSNLRLRWQLTRVFTKSFGCLRVGGGEREVVVGN, encoded by the coding sequence ATGGGAGATATGATGCatgttgaagaagaagaagcagcTAGTAGGCTCTCCTTCAGCAATCTTCCGCTCCAAGATAACAACTCGCCCCGATCCCTTCAACACAGCCCGAGAAGTAAGGATCAGCTTTTCGAGTTTTTCACATCCCAAACCCCGCCTGTTTTCTCCAACCAAGGGGTGGTTTTCTGCGGAAAAATCATCCACGaggaaaagaaagaagaagagCTGAGCCTGAAAGAGTTTCAGAAGAGAGACTACTTCGCCAACCTGAGATCTCACTCTTTCCGTAGATCATCCATAACTGCTCGGAAAGAAAACGGAGATGATATATCATGTCGACGTTACTCGGGCTCGTCCCGGTTCTCTACTCCGCGCAGTAATCGTGTGCAGAGTGTGAACATCTCCGCACTGACTTCCATGTCGGCGAAATCAAGGAGAAGAATGTTCATGTTCGGTCCCGTGAAGTTCAAGCCCGAGATGGATCTCAGCGAGATCAAGCAGAGGCTGAGGAGGGAACGGGCAGCGCCGGGGAAGGAAGTGTTGAGTGTCTGTGGTAAGGGTGGTGGTGTTGGGGGCAGTGGCCGGAGACTGTGGAGCGTGGTACAATCAAATTTAAGGTTGAGATGGCAGCTGACGAGGGTTTTTACAAAGTCATTCGGTTGCCTTCGGGTGGGCGGCGGCGAAAGGGAGGTTGTCGTGGGCAATTGA